One segment of Triticum aestivum cultivar Chinese Spring chromosome 2A, IWGSC CS RefSeq v2.1, whole genome shotgun sequence DNA contains the following:
- the LOC123190490 gene encoding translation initiation factor IF-2 → MAATRKPRSPSAAAAAGDHLRFLRPGALARLRDARLRRRSKPAYSRPAPASPQPQPSPSPPPAPAAGGDGESGPFVPYVVPGSRFLAPRCPQRKKLTAGKVVPLFSPPMPSPDLPFEAVMEFFNAPDMVVAAH, encoded by the coding sequence ATGGCAGCCACGCGCAAGCCCCGatccccgtccgccgccgccgcggccggcgaCCACCTCCGCTTCCTCCGCCCCGGCGCCCTCGCCCGCCTCCGCGACGCCAGGCTCCGCCGCCGCTCCAAGCCCGCCTACTCCCGCCCGGCCCCGGCCTCGCCGCAGCCACAGccgtccccctctccccctcccgcgcCCGCGGCGGGCGGGGACGGCGAGAGCGGGCCCTTCGTGCCCTACGTCGTGCCCGGGTCCAGATTCCTCGCGCCGCGCTGCCCGCAGCGGAAGAAGCTCACGGCGGGGAAGGTGGTGCCGCTCTTCTCGCCGCCGATGCCCAGCCCGGACCTGCCATTCGAGGCGGTTATGGAGTTCTTCAACGCGCCGGATATGGTCGTCGCCGCCCACTAG
- the LOC123190488 gene encoding starch synthase 3, chloroplastic/amyloplastic, translated as MEMALRAQSPLCSRSRPVLLVRPAVPGLAQPIVKCSRFARSRLVRCMVASSDYPKRNPRRSSAPKPKGTASRGYAPRPSTESWTSTKKTEHSSADEDADLGTRNGTLSSEATEQTSTAEEEYEVEFSGNVSSSVELKGVSEEEVDQKQPPALSSTSMDVESTDESSEVDFSGNVSSSTELKGVNEVGTEEEAGQKQPPALASTSMGVESVNEATEQTSTADESSEVDFSGNVSSSVVLEVVDESETEEEADQKQSSALASTSMDSESIDRELEEYRVRISALVGASTRGKDQSSIGFHGQDKSVITSDEQDISAVDVPQQSQSVVGVTREDPTEQTTSKNLMARKHSSSEDGVGASKDANEEPLVAGDELRITEDEEQREPEMQEQVQMDVDPQALKRRLEELADENYSIGNKCFVFPQLVEADSVIDLYLNRSMSALASEPDILIKGAFNGWRWNHFTEKLRRSELTGDWWCCKLYIPKQAYRLDFVFFNGDTVYENNSYNDFVLHIESDIDEHSFEDFLLEEKQRELERLAAEEAERERQAEEERRKEEERAAMEADRAQAKAEVEMTRNKLQHVLGLASRYADNLWYIQPSTYKGGDRVRLYYNRSSRPLKHKNEIWLHGGYNNWTDGPSIVERLVKSEEKDGDWWYANVTLPESALVLDWVFADGSPGNASKYDNNGKQDFHAAVSKSISDDLFWVEEERRIFERLQRERTEKEDAGRRKAEITARMKAEMKEKTMREFLLSQKHIVYTEPLEVRAGTTVDVLYNPSNTLLNGSPEVWFRCSFNRWTHPSGPLPPQKMVNAENGSHLQATVRVPLDAYMMDFVFSESEEGGIYDNRDGMDYHIPVSDSMAKEPPMHIVHIAVEMAPIAKVGGLGDVVTSLSRAIQDLGHKVEVIFPKYDCLNLSNVKDLHCRQSFTWGGTEIKVWFGKVEGISVYFLEPQNGMFWVGCVYGRNDESRFGFFCHSALEFLLQSGSSPDIIHCHDWSSAPVAWLYKQHYVHNGLPNGRVVFTIHNLEFGVNHIGKAMAHCDKATTVSYTYSKEVSGHGSIAPHYFKFHGIRNGIDSDIWDPYNDNYIPVHYTSENVVEGKSSAKRALQEKLGLHQTDSPLVGIISRLTAQKGIHLIKHAIYRTLERNGQVVLLGSAPDHRIQGDFSNLAAKLHGEFDGRVKLCLTYDEPLSHLIYAGADFILVPSIFEPCGLTQLTAMRYGSIPIVRKTGGLYDTVFDVDDDKDRACEQGLEPNGFSFEGADSNGVDYALDRAITTWYDARDWFHSLCKRVMEQDWSWNRPALDYMELYHSARKN; from the exons ATGGAGATGGCTCTCCGGGCGCAGAGCCCGCTCTGCTCCCGGAGCCGCCCGGTGCTCCTCGTGCGgcccgccgtccctggcctcgcgcAG CCTATCGTCAAGTGCAGCAGATTTGCAAGAAGCAGGCTGGTTCGATGCATGGTGGCAAGCTCAG ATTATCCCAAGAGGAATCCGAGGAGATCATCAGCTCCAAAGCCCAAGGGCACTGCCTCTAGAGGATATGCTCCAAGACCTTCTACCGAATCTTGGACCTCCACGAAGAAGACTGAGCATAGCAGCGCTGATGAAGACGCTGATCTCGGCACACGCAATGGGACGCTCAGTAGCGAGGCAACAGAGCAGACAAGTACCGCAGAAGAAGAGTATGAGGTGGAATTCTCAGGAAATGTTTCTAGCAGCGTGGAGCTGAAGGGTGTGAGCGAGGAAGAGGTTGACCAAAAGCAGCCTCCTGCATTGTCTTCCACATCCATGGATGTTGAGTCGACAGACGAATCATCTGAGGTGGACTTCTCAGGAAATGTTTCTAGCAGCACCGAGCTGAAGGGTGTGAACGAGGTCGGGACTGAAGAAGAGGCCGGCCAGAAGCAGCCTCCTGCATTGGCTTCCACATCCATGGGTGTTGAGTCAGTTAATGAAGCAACAGAGCAGACAAGTACCGCAGATGAATCATCTGAGGTTGACTTCTCAGGAAATGTTTCTAGCAGCGTGGTGCTGGAGGTAGTGGATGAGTCTGAGACTGAAGAAGAGGCTGACCAGAAGCAGTCATCAGCATTGGCTTCCACCTCCATGGATTCTGAGTCAATTGACAGAGAACTTGAGGAGTACCGTGTCAGAATAAGTGCACTGGTGGGTGCAAGCACTCGAGGAAAGGACCAATCGAGTATTGGTTTTCATGGACAAGACAAATCGGTAATTACTTCTGATGAGCAAGACATATCAGCTGTTGATGTTCCTCAACAAAGCCAGTCAGTTGTTGGTGTCACCAGAGAAGATCCAACAGAACAAACCACCAGCAAGAATCTCATGGCAAGAAAGCATTCTTCATCAGAAGATGGCGTCGGGGCAAGTAAAGATGCCAATGAAGAGCCATTGGTTGCTGGTGATGAACTGAGGATAACAGAGGATGAAGAACAACGTGAACCAGAGATGCAAGAACAGGTACAGATGGATGTTGATCCTCAAGCACTAAAGCGAAGGCTTGAAGAGCTTGCAGATGAAAATTATTCGATTGGGAATAAGTGTTTTGTTTTTCCTCAATTAGTGGAAGCTGATTCAGTTATTGATCTGTACTTAAATCGTAGCATGTCGGCCTTAGCAAGTGAGCCTGATATTCTTATCAAAGGGGCATTCAATGGTTGGAGATGGAACCATTTCACTGAAAAATTGCGTAGAAGTGAATTAACAGGGGATTGGTGGTGTTGTAAGCTCTACATACCCAAGCAGGCATACAGATTAGACTTTGTGTTCTTTAATGGTGACACCGTCTATGAAAACAACAGTTATAATGATTTCGTCCTGCATATAGAAAGTGACATTGATGAACACTCATTTGAGGACTTCTTGCTTGAAGAAAAGCAAAGGGAACTTGAAAGGCTTGCTGCAGAAGAAGCTGAAAGGGAAAGACAAGCCGAGGAGGAGCGCCGGAAGGAGGAAGAAAGGGCCGCAATGGAGGCTGACAGGGCACAGGCAAAGGCTGAGGTTGAGATGACGAGGAATAAATTGCAGCATGTCTTGGGTTTAGCCAGCAGATATGCCGATAATCTATGGTATATACAGCCTAGCACATACAAAGGAGGGGATAGGGTCAGATTATACTATAATCGAAGCTCGAGACCACTAAAGCATAAAAATGAGATTTGGTTGCATGGGGGTTACAATAACTGGACTGATGGGCCCTCTATTGTTGAGAGGCTAGTCAAATCTGAAGAAAAGGATGGTGATTGGTGGTATGCAAATG TTACTCTACCTGAAAGCGCATTGGTGTTGGACTGGGTTTTTGCTGATGGATCACCTGGGAATGCAAGCAAGTATGATAACAATGGGAAGCAAGATTTTCATGCTGCCGTTTCAAAGAGCATATCCGATGACTTATTTTGGGTGGAAGAAGAACGTAGGATATTTGAAAGGCTTCAGCGAGAAAGAACAGAGAAGGAGGATGCTGGTCGGAGAAAG GCTGAGATAACTGCAAGGATGAAAGCTGAGATGAAGGAGAAGACTATGAGAGAGTTTCTTCTCTCACAGAAACACATTGTGTATACTGAGCCACTTGAAGTACGTGCAGGGACCACAGTTGATGTTCTATACAATCCTTCTAACACATTGCTGAATGGGAGTCCAGAAGTTTGGTTCAGATGTTCCTTTAACCGTTGGACTCATCCAAGTGGTCCTTTGCCGCCCCAAAAGATGGTGAATGCAGAAAATGGTTCACACTTACAAGCTACAG TTAGGGTTCCTTTGGATGCATATATGATGGACTTTGTTTTCTCTGAGTCGGAAGAAGGTGGGATATATGACAACCGGGATGGGATGGACTATCATATTCCTGTGTCTGATTCCATGGCAAAGGAACCACCTATGCATATTGTGCACATTGCAGTAGAAATGGCTCCTATTGCAAAG GTTGGGGGCCTTGGCGATGTTGTTACTAGTCTTTCACGAGCTATTCAAGATTTAGGCCACAAGGTTGAGGTTATTTTTCCAAAGTATGACTGTTTAAACCTAAGCAAT GTGAAGGATTTACATTGCCGTCAAAGTTTTACTTGGGGTGGTACAGAGATAAAAGTATGGTTTGGAAAGGTTGAAGGGATCTCTGTTTATTTCTTGGAACCGCAGAATGG GATGTTTTGGGTTGGATGTGTCTATGGAAGGAACGATGAAAGTAGATTTGGCTTCTTTTGTCATTCTGCCCTGGAGTTTCTTCTCCAGAGTGGCTCCTCTCCA GATATCATACATTGTCATGATTGGTCAAGTGCTCCAGTTGCTTGGTTGTACAAGCAACATTATGTTCATAATGGGCTGCCAAATGGTCGGGTTGTATTTACGATCCACAATCTTGAATTTGGAGTCAATCACATTGGCAAAGCAATGGCACATTGTGATAAGGCTACAACT GTCTCGTACACATATTCAAAGGAAGTGTCTGGACATGGTTCTATTGCTCCTCATTATTTCAAATTCCATGGAATCCGCAACGGAATTGATTCTGATATTTGGGATCCATATAATGACAACTATATCCCG GTCCATTATACTTCTGAGAATGTTGTTGAGGGCAAGAGTTCTGCAAAAAGGGCATTGCAGGAAAAGCTTGGATTACATCAAACTGATTCCCCTCTAGTTGGAATCATCAGTCGGCTTACAGCGCAGAAGGGAATTCACCTTATCAAACATGCAATTTATCGAACTCTTGAACGCAATGGACAG GTGGTTTTACTAGGCTCAGCTCCAGATCATCGCATACAAGgtgattttagcaacttagctgcTAAACTGCATGGTGAATTTGATGGTCGCGTGAAGCTTTGTTTAACTTATGACGAGCCACTATCACATTTA ATATATGCTGGCGCCGACTTCATTCTCGTGCCTTCCATTTTCGAACCTTGTGGTTTAACACAGCTTACTGCTATGCGATATGGATCCATCCCAATTGTTCGGAAAACTGGAG GCCTTTATGATACCGTTTTTGACGTGGACGATGATAAGGATCGGGCCTGTGAACAAGGCCTTGAGCCGAACGGATTCAGCTTCGAAGGAGCTGACAGCAATGGCGTAGATTATGCTCTCGACAG GGCGATCACCACATGGTACGACGCTCGCGACTGGTTTCACTCCCTCTGCAAGCGGGTCATGGAGCAGGATTGGTCCTGGAACCGGCCTGCTCTGGACTACATGGAACTGTACCATTCCGCGCGCAAGAACTGA